The following are encoded in a window of Impatiens glandulifera chromosome 5, dImpGla2.1, whole genome shotgun sequence genomic DNA:
- the LOC124937749 gene encoding glycosylphosphatidylinositol anchor attachment 1 protein-like, whose translation MLTTSRTMAEVVEPLRPKSRPIVRIGIFLISHSILLSVVCFAAGVLALLLLPVLAKKTYISENALMPGSASPMLSTKDVLEANKLITDLTKSSSKETREIPSILRKHMAYLGAEVSYHKFQPTSNKFHPLHFFSSPNIGIVQENQSSVSYNVNVVAIIRAPQGDGKEAIVIVSPYNSMRVTNAEALLLGIASSVFSLLSRVTWLAKDIIWVAADSTHGEYDSVAAWLRDYHSPNFRDVVSETFRRAGTMGAALVIKVSDKSVEVDTLSIYAEASNGQMPNLDLINIVNYLAVHGQGFRVKVDKFSSLLNSLFLKVMGQIFETIGKLAKSLNPQWKFGIPATDYIDGAVTLASSLYNQALGVPTGSHGAFRDYQIDAITMEISTKVSFSNKARQKEFLLRSGRLVEGIVRSVNNLLEKFHQSFFLYLLTSPGKFVSVGVYMVAFGLIVAPLPIVAASLYINAHKESSPSGKVKDTSVETFKSWKWLSAVRTMFVVHLWGAVVMLLPYFICQLPDYSQTSRVLIWFLLSAISLLVLYLLPGFHKTEKEDWVLLKSATISAATIGLCLMSVINFSTAEIGALLIVPMCLLASPLRFELKAACNLMLFFIGCPPIAYMIVKGLYGGFGNVDAAGEFWSWMETLWVWNSSTYIYICMVHLPCWLLCARILLH comes from the exons ATGCTAACGACGTCAAGAACCATGGCGGAAGTCGTCGAGCCTCTCAGGCCGAAATCTAGGCCGATCGTCCGTATCGGGATCTTCCTCATCTCTCATAGTATCCTTCTCAG TGTCGTTTGCTTCGCCGCCGGTGTCTTGGCTCTTCTTTTGCTGCCTGTTCTTGCCAAAAAAACTTACATATCTGAGAATGCCTTAATGCCTG GTTCAGCCAGTCCCATGCTCTCCACCAAAGATGTTTTAGAGGCAAATAAATTGATAACTGATTTAACCAAGTCTAGCTCCAAGGAAACAAG GGAAATACCAAGTATATTACGAAAACATATGGCCTATCTTGGTGCTGAAGTTAGTTATCACAAATTTCAGCCTACCTCGAATAAGTTTCATCCACTTCATTTTTTCTCTAGCCCTAATATTGGGATAGTCCAGGAGAATCAAAGTTCTGTATCCTATAACGTTAATGTTGTTGCCATTATAAGAGCACCGCAGGGCGATGGGAAAGAGGCTATTGTTATAGTGTCGCCTTATAATTCTATGAGGGTAACTAATGCAGAAGCTTTATTATTAGGAATTGCATCGTCAGTTTTTTCTCTACTTTCCCGTGTGACTTGGCTAGCCAAAGATATAATATGGGTTGCTGCTGATTCAACGCATGGTGAGTATGACTCAGTTGCTGCCTGGCTAAGAGATTATCATTCACCCAATTTTAGAGATGTTGTATCTGAGACATTTAGGCGTGCTGGGACAATGGGTGCTGCTTTGGTTATCAAGGTTTCAGATAAAAGTGTAGAAGTTGATACACTCAGTATTTATGCCGAGGCATCTAATGGACAAATGCCAAATCTTGACCTCATCAACATTGTGAACTATTTGGCTGTACACGGGCAAGGATTTCGTGTTAAAGTGGATAAGTTCTCGTCCTTGCTAAACTCCCTGTTTCTTAAAGTCATGGGTCAAATCTTTGAAACAATTGGTAAACTTGCGAAAAGTTTAAATCCCCAGTGGAAGTTTGGCATTCCTGCAACAGATTATATTGATGGCGCTGTTACACTTGCTAGCTCATTGTATAACCAG GCATTGGGTGTTCCTACTGGTTCCCATGGTGCATTCCGCGATTATCAAATTGATGCCATTACAATGGAAATTTCGACAAAAGTTTCTTTCAGTAATAAAGCCAGGCAAAAGGAGTTTCTTCTGCGTAGTGGCAG GTTAGTGGAAGGCATTGTCCGATCAGTAAATAATCTTCTTGAGAAATTTCATCAGTCATTTTTCCTCTACCTTCTAACATCGCCTGGCAAATTTGTATCAGTTGGAGTATACATGGTAGCCTTTGGACTCATTGTAGCTCCCCTTCCAATAGTCGCCGCTTCTCTTTATATCAATGCTCATAAAGAGAGTTCTCCTTCAGGAAAAGTTAAAGACACTTCTGTTGAGACCTTTAAGTCGTGGAAATGGCTATCCGCAGTTAGAACAATGTTTGTTGTTCACCTATGGGGTGCTGTCGTCATGTTGCTTCCTTATTTCATCTGCCAACTACCCGATTATTCTCAAACTTCCAGAGTCTTAATCTGGTTTCTTCTTTCAGCCATCAGTCTTCTCGTCTTGTATTTGCTTCCGGGCTTTCATAAAACAGAGAAAGAAGATTGGGTTCTTCTGAAATCAGCTACAATTTCAGCTGCAACAATTGGACTATGTTTAATGTCTGTCATTAACTTCTCCACAGCTGAAATTGGCGCTCTATTGATCGTGCCGATGTGTTTGTTGGCTTCTCCATTGAGATTTGAGTTAAAAGCGGCCTGTAATCTGATGTTATTTTTCATTGGTTGCCCTCCAATTGCATATATGATCGTGAAAGGGCTTTACGGAGGTTTTGGAAATGTGGATGCTGCTGGTGAATTCTGGAGCTGGATGGAAACACTTTGGGTGTGGAATAGCTCTACATATATTTACATATGCATGGTTCATCTTCCTTGCTGGTTGTTATGTGCTAGGATTTTACTCCATTGA